In a genomic window of Longimicrobium terrae:
- the ruvX gene encoding Holliday junction resolvase RuvX, whose amino-acid sequence MSRIIALDYGERRIGVALSDPTRTIASPLTTLQRRAGKRPPWPEIGALIAEQEVTEAVIGLPLPLSGFENEWVAEVRAFGAELERRTGLPVHWMDERMSSVQAERAVRGSGLRKGQREEKGRVDAAAAAVILTTYLALRRNQQINEAGAEE is encoded by the coding sequence ATGTCCCGCATCATCGCCCTGGACTATGGCGAACGCCGCATCGGCGTGGCGCTCAGCGACCCCACGCGCACCATCGCGTCGCCGCTGACCACGCTGCAGCGCCGTGCCGGCAAGCGTCCGCCCTGGCCGGAGATCGGCGCGCTGATCGCTGAGCAGGAGGTGACGGAGGCGGTCATCGGCCTGCCGCTGCCGCTGTCGGGGTTCGAGAACGAGTGGGTGGCGGAGGTGCGCGCGTTCGGCGCGGAACTGGAGCGGCGCACGGGACTTCCGGTGCACTGGATGGATGAACGGATGTCGTCCGTCCAGGCGGAACGGGCGGTGCGCGGCTCCGGGCTGCGCAAGGGACAGCGGGAGGAAAAGGGGCGGGTGGATGCGGCCGCGGCGGCCGTCATCCTCACCACGTACCTGGCGCTGCGGCGCAACCAGCAGATCAACGAGGCGGGGGCGGAAGAATGA
- the mltG gene encoding endolytic transglycosylase MltG, with protein sequence MKRGGRMWMVAAVLSLAACGGGAGEGTPVRFTVARGSGLSALADTLAHRDVINSPTVFKLYARMKGSAPRLQPGIYEMKPGASYALILDRITRGDVIKTRIVIPEGWELRRMAPRLAQATGMNADTVLARLMDPAMAAKYNVPGPTLEGYLYPATFVLPAGSSLDQVLRQMTARYRQVWTPALRQRAQAAGMSEREVVTLASIVEKEAKTWSERPTIARVYLNRLKKGMRLEADPTVQYALGEHQKRLLLKHIREVADDPYNTYRNAGLPPGPIASPSAGAIEAVLNAPEHDYLFFVARPNGTHVFTRNFAEHRRAVAAARVETRAARPPAPR encoded by the coding sequence ATGAAACGCGGCGGACGGATGTGGATGGTCGCGGCGGTGCTGTCGCTGGCGGCCTGCGGCGGTGGGGCGGGCGAAGGCACCCCGGTGCGCTTCACCGTGGCGCGCGGGAGCGGCCTTTCGGCGCTGGCGGACACGCTGGCGCATCGCGATGTGATCAACTCGCCCACGGTCTTCAAGCTGTACGCGCGGATGAAGGGCTCCGCGCCCAGGCTGCAGCCGGGGATCTACGAGATGAAGCCCGGGGCATCGTACGCGCTGATCCTGGACCGCATCACCCGCGGCGACGTCATCAAGACGCGCATCGTGATCCCGGAAGGATGGGAGCTTCGGCGGATGGCACCGCGCCTGGCCCAGGCCACGGGGATGAACGCGGACACCGTGCTCGCCCGGCTGATGGATCCGGCGATGGCGGCAAAGTACAACGTCCCCGGACCCACGCTGGAGGGATACCTGTATCCCGCCACCTTCGTGCTCCCCGCCGGCTCGTCGCTTGACCAGGTGCTGCGGCAGATGACGGCCCGCTACCGCCAGGTGTGGACGCCGGCGCTCCGCCAGCGCGCGCAGGCCGCGGGAATGAGCGAGCGCGAAGTCGTGACGCTCGCCTCCATCGTCGAGAAGGAGGCCAAGACCTGGTCCGAGCGCCCGACGATCGCCCGCGTGTACCTGAACCGCCTCAAGAAGGGGATGCGGCTGGAGGCGGACCCCACGGTGCAGTACGCCCTGGGCGAGCACCAGAAGCGACTGCTGCTCAAGCACATCCGCGAGGTGGCGGACGATCCGTACAACACGTACCGCAACGCGGGGCTGCCGCCGGGCCCCATCGCGTCGCCCAGCGCGGGCGCGATTGAGGCCGTGCTGAATGCGCCGGAGCACGACTACCTGTTCTTTGTCGCCCGCCCCAACGGGACGCACGTCTTTACCAGGAACTTCGCCGAACACCGCCGCGCGGTGGCCGCCGCCCGCGTCGAGACACGCGCCGCCCGCCCCCCCGCGCCGCGATGA